GCCAAGATCAGACAGGAAGCAAACATGTGGACTCAGGATTAACTAGAAATGCAGAGACAAGGacacagaagacacaacacaagaACAGGAGTCACAGCAACAGTGTTTCCAACAAAGGTGAGAAGTCTTTCAAATGTGACACTTGTGGAAAAGCGTTTGAGTATAAATCGAGTCTGTATAAACATCTGAAaatccacacaggagagaaaccaTACCGTTGCGAGGTATGTGACAAATGTTTCAGATATAGAAGTGACTTAATGGCCCACATGACAGTCCACACAGGTGAAAAGCCACATATTTGTAGCTCCTGTGGGAAAGGTTTCAGGTGTAGAAGTGAATTGTTGGATCATATGAGaacccacacaggtgagaagccaTATTTGTGCAACATGTGTGGGAGAAGTCTCACAACCAGAGCGGGATTGTTGATCCACATGAGAACCCACACAGGGGAGAAACCATATTTGTGCAACACGTGTGGGAAGAGTCTTTGCACTAGAACAGGCTTGTTGATCCACACAagaactcacacaggtgagaccCCATACCCCTGCAGCACCTGTGGGAAAAGATTCACTGCCATGTCAATATTGAAAAGGCACATGAGAACTCACACACGTGAGAAGCCATATTCCTGTGAAACATGTGGGAAGAGTTTTGTGTGTAGTGGTGTTTTGAAAGTCCACAGAagaactcacacaggtgagaagccgTTCCCCTGCAGCACCTGTGGGAAGAGATTTAGTGACAACTCAGCACTGAAAAAACATATGAGCGCCCACAGGTGAGAAGCCGCATTTTTGTAATACCTGTGAGGAACAATTCATTCTGCCATCAAACCTgaattttcatttgaaaatccTCTCAGGATGAAGGGACAATTTTGGAGTCAGCAATGAACCTCACGGCGATACCCAGGGAACCCACGCAAGCAGAGAGCGTTCAGGTGGAGCAGGCCGCTCCGGccgagacaggaagagactcaACAAGCTGGTCAGGAGGGCCAGCTCTGTTCCGGGCTGCCCGctggacactgtggaggaggtgggtgacAGGAGGATGTTAGCTAAGCTGACATCCATTATGGACAACGCCTCTCAAACCcctgcaccagactgtggaggcgctgagcagctccttcagcggCAGACTGAGACATCCACAGTGTAGGAAGGtccttcattccctctgctgtcagactgtacaacTCATCTGTTTAGTTGTTCTCTGGTCTGGCCTAATTTTTCATCTGTCCATGGCGGGACtgtgcaatatttttttctctttctcacagtaTTCTACTCATCACTCCTCCATCATctccagtttttactgtttttgtatcttTAACTTTTTTAGATTGTAAACATGCTATTTTTTTGTACTTATCTATCTCGTCTTAGTGGTTCAtggtgaaaacacacaggaaccaACAGGACTGAAGAGCCACATGACTGCAGCTCATGTGGGAAAAGGTTTTGACAGAGAATCAGTGAACACAGGAGAAACCCTCAAGATGAAACCTGAGTGGAGAAGAGTTCAGCCGCTGAGAAGTTTGCATCAGCTTGattcagttcttcttcttcacgGTTTTATAGATGGTGCTATATAAAACCGTGACAGTATCATGATAACAAGAATGTGTCTTTCATTGCTGGTAGTGGTAGATATGTACGTACAGTGATCAGTACATAAAGGGCAAACGTGAAATGTGGATGGACTACAGCAGCAGGTTCCGGTCCTGTCAGCCacgaacagagatctgaggctgcagtggacacatgCTCACCAAAACTGGGCAGATGTATGTGTAAtgtattttagcatttttgttatttttaataacaCTCTCTGAAAAGGTTACAAGCAACATGGCTTTAAGGTTTTAGTGATAATCTGCCTTGTGTAAATGCCAGATCGCAGGTGACCTGAGGTATACGAGAGCGTGAGAAACCACCTGTTCATTTAAAGGTCAAACAGTGCAAACATGCTTTTTCACAGTTCATCACTTGAGGGCGCTACAGTGTTTCTGACTCAGCTGCGCCCAAACTTCATATTCGGTCAGAAACTCTGTCCTGAACTACAGAAATGTTGGGGAACCTTCTGGCTCTTTCAGACTCCACGCATCAACAACTTCAACATCAAAGCTCCAGGAAATGATTCCACTGCTAAACATCTCTTCACCGCCTCATTTTACCTATGAATCAGAACTTAAAAAGAGAGAACCATGACTTCATTTAAAGCTTTTGGCTGAGTGCCTTTCATGTAATATTAGAAGAACATTTGGAACGCCTGCACCGGAagctttcatttttatcatcacTTAAATCTTTTTCCACACGTGCAGAATAATACGTTTAACCATTTAAGAACTTTCcgattgaaatgaaatgagacagtgaaaaagagCAGCCCTCCAAAATACAGAAAGGTCAgtcacaaaaaaattaaagtttcTTAAAGAGCAAcaagtgacacagacagaaactgtTGCCAGGGTTATTGACTAGTTGCAGCTTTCGTTTATTTCACACACAATGTGAACACGTCTCTGTTTCTCACCAGAGAGCGGCACCAGAGATCCTTCACACCATGCGGAGGCCACCGTCTGCACACTCACTCTGCAcaatatggccaaaagtatgcaGACAACCAGACGCACACGGTACCCAAAGTCCTGTAAACTAAGTTAAACTTATTTTACTGCGACAGGAAAATATGATCTTGGTCTTTAGTGACATCTTCAGTTTTGGGGATTATTATGTTTTCAAATGAGatgaagaagagacagagaaagggaaggaattagtgaacacatgaagaaaagaaagaaggaactgagggaaaagggagaaaaaggtgtgaaaagaaattttaaaaaatagatgTTAGTGATATTTGATACATTTATCTGCAGTGCACCTTTGGGGGATCTCAGAACTGAAACTACACCTATGGGATACATAAAGTGAATAAAATGTACAATGTTTATCTCTGAAGTGTCTAAAAACCGTCCATAAATGTGGATGTTGTTGGCTGTCGGTTGAAACTTGGGTAATAAAAGTCAGTTTGCAATCACAAAACTTCCATTGACACGAATCTGGAAGCAGATGTGACGCTAACATACATTAACTTTGTGTGAGAAATCCACACTCACAtactttctgtctcacacacacacacacataggcattTAGTAACagtaattagtgtgtgtgttgagcatGAATAAATTGCAGTTGGAGGGGGGCTGTTAATGCAGTTAAGGACAAAGGGCTGTCAAACAAACTGATTCTGCTTCACTGACACTCCCCTACAGGACACATTCCAGACACAAGAAGGCCTGTCTCTAACACTGGGCTGTCGGGGGATTAAGATGaggaaattaattaaaacataaatatggaTTAGCTCCTGCAGCTCACTTTCTGattgaggggggaaaaaaaaagagtagtaGTCTGATTATGTTCTTTAAAGCTTCTGTGACATTTACCATCAACTCTCCGAAGCCCATTTAAATCcaggttgtgttttatttgtagaTCACAAACTATGAGCTCAGAGGGAATGTTGGTGTTGAATCCATCCCtgtgaggcttttattttttacttttgttgttgATGAAATGCAAATGAAGTTTCCCTGAAGCTGAGATATGGCAAGCACCACACTTTACCTCACCAAACTCAACTGACACCCGAGCAGGAGAGTAATTACATCATTACGCATACAAATGGgctaatttagttttttttctttctttatcccTGTCAATGAATCCATAAGACCGTGACCCAATTTCAACACCCAATCACAACTCAGAGAAAATCTCCTGAGCCAATGGGATGCTTGGAGCCACCCACCTGCATGCATAATAATAACAGGCAGAATAATAACACAAGGGGGGAAACTTGCAGAAGCTGCAGCTCGCTCCGTGTCCTTTGGAGATTACTTTGCCTCTCTGAAAACCTTCACCATGGTCGACGCCTTCTGTGCCACTTGGAAACTGGTTGACAGTGAGAATTTTGATGATTACATGAAAGCACTTGGTGAGtaacagaaactttttttttttattttactgttttctgttttgttcaatTTCACTCACAAATGCAATAAACCAAGGCCTCATGTCAGACCTTTcacataacttttttttgtgcctaCAACAAAGGAAATGTTCAGAGATGGTTGTAAATCAGGACGTTAAAGACCATATTTCACCCCTGTCCCCTGCTCAGGTGTGGGCTTTGCCACCCGGCAAGTCGGTAATGTGACCAAGCCGACTGTGATCATCAGCCAGGAGGGCGACAAGGTGGTGATTCGCACCCAGAGCAccttcaaaaacacagagatctCCTTTAAGCTGGGAGAGGAGTTTGACGAAGCCACCGCTGATGACAGGAACTGCAAAGTAagttgacagaaaaaaaaaaaacaaaagtcgtTAAAAACTTGTGCTATGCACGAGAAGATAAAATTCACAGGAACAGAGGAGACCAAACACTTTTTACATGTATCACACCTCAAACTCTAATCAGTGGACCGTCCAGAGACTGAGACAGGAATGCTTGGGTGGTTTCCAACAAGTGTCCTGCAGTATTAGAAGTTGTTTCCTTGTGCTTTAATTCAAATAATCCTGATCAGAAAATCTTATTTAATCTGATCAATTCATTCTCACCACTGTTCTCTCCCAGTGTGCAAAGTAAATAATAAGTTAAAAACTATTTTCTTCCAAATGCAGTTTTTGCAGGTCTTGGAGACATAATGAgaactccagaaaaaaaaagataaaaaactttctggtcttttgtctttcagtccACAGTGACTCTGGACGGAGACAAGTTGGTCCATGTCCAGAAGTGGGACGGCAAAGAGACCAAGTTTGTCAGAGAAATTAAGGATGGCAAGATGGTCATGGTAAGACAAATACAAACCCAGATTATACACACAACTAATTCCTGTATTGTTTATCAATACCTGACTTTACTGAAATACATTCACCAACAACGTAAAAGGCGTCACACAAACTGTGAAAGAGCGCCACAAAGGggaagaaaagtaaaataacaatCATCATTTAGGAaatttgttgtgtattattggAATACAGCACAGAGGAACACAAAGTTTCATAAAATGTTCACAATGTTTTAGTTGCAAACAGTAAAATCAATTCTCAAATCATTTTCTTGTCAGTGGAAGAAcctgttcttctttttcctgcCAAATTTCCCATTCAGGAACTTCACTCACTCTTCTGTGTGCTCTCAAATACAGTGAaattatcacagaaaaaaaaaaaatcatggtgAGTCCAGAAAATTTGAGAGGTCACACAACGCGTTTCAGAAagtttatcttttatctttctgaAGCTCCAAAAAGGCAGCTGAGagtctgtttttggttttttggcgTGATGAACGGGTGCGCCTTTTCACAGTCACATTAGCTCGATTGTATTCAACAAAGTAAATTACCAACCTGTCAGCTGCCAGACGCTGCCTCACCAGCtgttaaaagacattttttttgttggtaaAATAAGGGGTTTGGGAACATTCAGTTCCCTGTCATGGCAACTGTCTTCTCTTCCCTACAGAATTTGACCTTTGAAGACATCCATGCAGTGCGTACCTATGAGAAGGCATGAGTGCTCCGACAGACAGCGTCCCAAACCAGCCACGAAGTGTtgattttataattattattgaCTGACTGTATGCTTCTCTTTGcacttcatcctcctccacatgtTCACGACCCGCAGGCTGCACGTTTtgtaagaattttttttatatgaataCATTTCTGTCATGATGGATGGATCGTCTTTGCAACCCTGtgtgaaacatgaaataaaaaacacagagagtaaatgtttgtctcttctcttctttattGACAGTTCCGTGCATGCGTTCCTGCATGAGGTGTCGCTGTATCATGactaaaatatactgtattgtTCTCTAGTTGCACAATAAGAGACAATTCTATTTCCCACCTCAGCTGCAAAACCTGATGCATAATGAGAAAatcatttgtgtctgtttgctccctggtgttattttatgtgattttaaaGCTTGAAATGAATCTTTAATCCTAGCTGCAGAGGTATGCTTTGACAGAACATCTATTCAAGCTGCCTTCTGTAATAATAAGGGTCTGTTCACCCAACATATTTTATTACTTGCCTCCAGTGGTGGCCATGCTAATAATTTTGGTTTGAAATATTCAGTAGTTGTAGTCTGTCTTTTCAGGAACAGTGTCCCTGTTACTCTGAACAACCCACAGACCTCACAACAATTCTCATTTAAACTACTCTCTACCAAAGAAACAGTCTGTGAAATCTGTTGATAGAGACGTGTTTCGGTTGATgacagagaccaaaaacaggTAAAAGAGCATGAATattggacacaaacacaacaaatgaatgataatgatgCTTTGTAACTGCTGGATGAGTAAACAGGCAACGGTTTGCTAACAAGTTGGCCACATTGACTTAAAATGTGATGATAAATCAATGCTGTAGTCACCACatgagcaaaaaataaaaatgagtgtAATTCTTTAAACTGTGAGCACCGTAAACGAGGTAGAGGACCagtatgtcagtgttttaatgtttcttATATTTTCTTGCACACAAACTACTTGATTAATTGACAACTTGATTAAATGCACTTAAGTTTCATCCCACCAGAGTCTGAGCTCACACCATGCATGAGGACAAACCTTGGATCCGCTCCCTGCGAACTTTTCCTTTCCGTTTGTAGAAGTTCCTCCTCCTGCACGGGCAGTCATGTGACCAGTCGGTCGCTGTACTTCCTGTTTATGTCGGAGAAGAGTGATCTACGTGACCGGCTGACCTACGGACAGAAACTTAAGTTTATATATAGGCTATGTGACACACCGCACTGTCAGTTTTCAACACACTGAACATGGCACAACTTTTATGTTTTGCGCTGCTGCTGTGCAGCGCGGCTCCGCTTGCGGCAGCACCGACCGGAAGTACCTACCTGCCGGGCGCAGGTGAGTGGAAATCCCGCGTCTTCCCTCTAAAAAGAACTCCGAGGAAAATACCGTCAGTTTATTTCTGCCTTGTGTCACTATCCACTGAACTTCAAAGGCTAAAAAGTGCAGCGTGAATTAATACTTTTGGTTCATCTGCTACAGGCTTCACTGAACCGGATGAACCGTGTGTGGTCGCGAGCTAAAAGTCGTTATTTTCGTAAATTTAGCGCTGGATGCTGGATGTAATCCTGGCCGAATTTACCCTAAGACATTGTAGATTAATACTAATTGTAAAACTATTTTATTAAAGTTGCATTTTGTTTGCCGATGATCAAAAACGTATTATTTGACAGGTTTTTAAACGGAGTGTAGCCAGAGACGCCAGACCACCGCACTCTTTCAGCACATGTACTTTCACTGgggcttttaatttttttttttaaattaatttaatttcaaacaaGATCGTTTTATAACTTGTGAAATGTACGTTATAATTTCTCTAAATATCCCTTTACCCCCATTTGCTCAGATCCATTAAGTGGTTATTGTGTGTCTgaaattataaataaacattagatATTTATATTActttttaagtatttattttttatctcaaaCTGTAGTTTAGgtttttcacctctgttttcactttcatttctccCTCCATGTCTCCAGGCAGGTTCTGGCACATCACAGACCTCCACCTGGATCCCACCTACCACCTGGCCCCAGATCCAACCAAAGTTTGCTTCTCCTCCAAAGGAGCCCCAGCCACC
This genomic stretch from Toxotes jaculatrix isolate fToxJac2 chromosome 19, fToxJac2.pri, whole genome shotgun sequence harbors:
- the LOC121200068 gene encoding fatty acid-binding protein, brain, yielding MVDAFCATWKLVDSENFDDYMKALGVGFATRQVGNVTKPTVIISQEGDKVVIRTQSTFKNTEISFKLGEEFDEATADDRNCKSTVTLDGDKLVHVQKWDGKETKFVREIKDGKMVMNLTFEDIHAVRTYEKA